From Gammaproteobacteria bacterium, one genomic window encodes:
- a CDS encoding hypothetical protein (Evidence 5 : Unknown function), whose amino-acid sequence MPFVPLADRVNDRVSYPVMTLPVIPPKKSPTASSQPTVKRGRIRLKGTLQPSRSEVELTPFQRFLRDATQALLVLVDVRQPTSGHQRRKPFFLWSIFAPLETTI is encoded by the coding sequence ATGCCATTTGTGCCTCTCGCTGACCGCGTCAACGACCGGGTGTCCTATCCGGTGATGACGCTACCGGTAATCCCTCCGAAAAAATCCCCGACTGCTTCATCGCAGCCAACTGTCAAACGCGGACGCATCCGCCTCAAGGGGACGCTGCAACCAAGTCGCAGTGAAGTAGAACTGACACCATTCCAGCGATTCTTACGGGATGCCACCCAAGCCCTGCTGGTTTTGGTCGATGTCCGTCAACCAACGTCCGGCCATCAACGCCGCAAACCTTTTTTTTTATGGTCAATATTCGCACCTCTTGAGACGACAATCTGA